A stretch of Exiguobacterium sp. BMC-KP DNA encodes these proteins:
- a CDS encoding sensor histidine kinase, which produces MITKWINRKIGRQLMASFYVVLATLMISSLIVYNYTDTKLQATRAKLEDIRDRSARAGALWEEWQDVQFNMRGYALMGNGELYNQVMTQQDKIDQQTAWFEENAIYAQGKAFAQSSRELYQYYFDAILPLIQSYVQAKESGDVTESFLKGTTLAELPLGRQLLAEGQIQLDAQGNIDVLSEINKSELALGGYREFLEDWAQRTSDQLEQEIRTTQLIWLANIVVLIAVLIFFIYPFIRRITMELLSLVKNSQRLANGEDVSSVKVPNRKDEIGILALSFNQMASSISENKQHLLAKNEELQAQQEELQAQQEELQAQQEELEEALELTMRNEQHLQYRNDLTETLAARESLTAYPEIIEKLVTITDSEIGALVFVDEEDSYSVVTYGMTDELAEQLLQNDASLLKRAESLKAPVHSSKQVASNHPLPYPYYMYETAVPILEPTSGDIIAYIYLVRYRDQFTNEQMRDVMSFSRQLSLSLLRMRLFDEMTKEKTKTERILDSIREAVIYLEPGKEEVFVNRPLYDLFPELRYGVETEQETLQSCLEVIRSVVDEPEVFSRYVDSVLRGKLPTDSLQFSIRNETVFIQFYVEVIQIHHVHKGTMLVMRDVTKETEMDRLKSELVSTVSHELRTPLSSIYGFTELMLNRDIEESRQDRYLRTIHSETERLANLVNDFLDVQRMESGTQSYKKAAVNVYTIAEETTQFYAASTKAHQITFRHEGSQLPVIEADEEKIRQLLNNLLNNAVKYSPSGGAIDVVLTTSLDQVILQVQDEGIGIPEQSLSRLFEKFYRVDNSDSRKIGGTGLGLAICKEIVTGHGGEIHVESVVKEGSLFTVKFPLVQSTHVTIS; this is translated from the coding sequence GTGATCACCAAGTGGATTAATCGAAAAATCGGACGCCAACTCATGGCATCCTTTTATGTCGTATTAGCTACATTGATGATTTCATCATTGATCGTCTACAACTATACTGACACGAAATTGCAGGCGACACGGGCGAAACTAGAAGACATTCGTGATCGGAGCGCGCGTGCGGGTGCATTATGGGAAGAATGGCAGGATGTCCAGTTCAACATGCGTGGATATGCCTTGATGGGAAATGGAGAATTATACAATCAAGTCATGACTCAACAAGATAAGATTGATCAACAGACAGCGTGGTTCGAAGAAAATGCCATTTATGCTCAAGGAAAGGCATTCGCCCAGTCCTCGAGAGAATTGTATCAGTATTACTTCGATGCCATCTTGCCGCTGATCCAATCCTACGTTCAAGCGAAAGAGTCAGGAGACGTCACGGAATCATTTTTAAAAGGAACAACGCTTGCTGAGTTACCGCTCGGTCGGCAATTGTTAGCTGAAGGTCAAATTCAATTAGATGCTCAAGGAAACATTGACGTACTGTCAGAAATCAATAAAAGTGAGTTAGCGCTCGGTGGCTATCGTGAGTTCTTGGAAGATTGGGCCCAGCGGACAAGTGATCAGTTAGAACAGGAAATCCGTACGACGCAACTGATTTGGTTAGCGAATATCGTCGTTTTGATTGCTGTTTTGATTTTCTTTATCTATCCATTCATTCGCCGGATTACGATGGAATTGCTATCTCTCGTCAAAAATAGTCAGCGGCTTGCAAACGGTGAGGACGTTTCGAGTGTAAAAGTGCCAAATCGTAAAGATGAAATTGGTATTCTCGCGTTATCCTTCAATCAGATGGCAAGTTCGATTTCTGAGAACAAACAGCATTTGTTAGCGAAAAATGAAGAATTACAGGCGCAACAGGAAGAATTACAGGCGCAACAAGAAGAACTTCAAGCACAGCAAGAGGAGCTCGAAGAAGCACTCGAGTTGACGATGCGTAATGAGCAACATCTTCAATATCGTAATGATTTGACGGAGACATTAGCGGCACGTGAGTCGTTGACTGCCTATCCGGAAATCATCGAGAAGCTCGTCACGATCACGGATTCTGAGATTGGTGCATTAGTATTTGTTGATGAAGAAGATAGTTATTCTGTCGTTACGTATGGAATGACGGATGAATTGGCAGAACAATTACTTCAAAACGATGCGTCACTCTTAAAACGAGCCGAATCGCTGAAAGCGCCTGTCCATTCTTCTAAACAAGTCGCAAGTAATCATCCCTTACCTTACCCGTACTATATGTACGAAACGGCGGTACCGATTCTTGAACCGACGTCAGGTGATATCATCGCCTACATCTATTTAGTTCGTTATCGTGATCAGTTCACGAACGAACAGATGCGTGATGTCATGTCTTTCTCCCGGCAATTATCGCTATCCCTTTTACGGATGCGGTTATTTGACGAAATGACGAAAGAGAAAACAAAGACGGAGCGGATTCTCGATTCGATTCGAGAGGCTGTCATCTATCTTGAACCGGGTAAAGAAGAGGTCTTCGTCAATCGACCTTTATATGATTTATTCCCGGAATTACGCTATGGTGTTGAGACTGAACAGGAGACATTGCAATCGTGCTTAGAAGTCATTCGATCCGTTGTCGACGAACCGGAAGTCTTCAGTCGATACGTCGATTCAGTTCTTCGTGGAAAATTACCGACGGATAGTTTACAGTTCTCGATTCGAAACGAAACAGTATTCATTCAATTTTATGTCGAGGTGATCCAAATCCATCACGTGCATAAAGGAACGATGCTCGTCATGCGAGATGTGACGAAAGAGACTGAGATGGATCGATTGAAATCAGAACTCGTTTCAACTGTATCGCACGAACTTCGGACGCCACTCTCTTCGATTTATGGTTTTACAGAGCTCATGCTCAACCGCGATATCGAAGAATCGCGTCAAGATCGATATTTACGAACGATTCATTCGGAAACGGAACGTCTTGCGAATCTCGTCAACGATTTCTTAGACGTCCAGCGTATGGAGTCAGGGACACAATCGTATAAAAAAGCAGCGGTGAACGTCTATACGATTGCTGAAGAAACGACACAGTTTTATGCCGCTTCGACAAAAGCACATCAGATTACATTCCGTCATGAAGGAAGTCAGTTGCCTGTCATTGAAGCAGATGAAGAAAAAATCAGACAGTTGCTCAATAATTTATTGAATAATGCGGTGAAGTATTCACCGTCTGGTGGTGCGATCGATGTTGTACTGACGACATCACTTGATCAAGTCATTCTTCAAGTTCAAGATGAGGGAATCGGAATTCCAGAACAGTCGCTCAGTCGTCTATTTGAAAAGTTCTACCGCGTCGACAACTCAGATAGTCGAAAAATTGGTGGTACTGGTCTAGGTCTAGCGATTTGTAAGGAAATCGTTACCGGTCATGGTGGAGAAATTCATGTGGAGTCGGTTGTGAAGGAAGGCAGTCTTTTCACTGTCAAATTCCCACTCGTCCAGTCGACACATGTGACAATCTCCTGA
- a CDS encoding DUF1516 family protein, which translates to MPITAFVHTHVLLWVLLLVTFFVAFSMYKNNKKAAKGIHMAFRLLLLLTFATGLYLYIKIMGMSENPDPLYHAKITAGLLTLIFGELTLVRVKKGKAYSGFVIGFIVLVLVTVFLGYSLPYGMKFF; encoded by the coding sequence ATGCCAATCACAGCATTCGTTCACACACACGTCTTACTTTGGGTACTTTTATTGGTCACGTTCTTCGTTGCATTTTCGATGTACAAGAACAATAAGAAAGCCGCAAAAGGCATTCATATGGCGTTCCGTCTTCTACTTTTATTGACGTTCGCAACAGGTCTTTATCTGTACATCAAAATCATGGGGATGTCTGAAAATCCAGATCCACTCTACCATGCGAAGATCACAGCAGGATTATTGACGCTCATCTTCGGAGAGTTGACACTTGTTCGTGTTAAAAAAGGAAAAGCTTACTCCGGTTTCGTCATCGGTTTCATCGTGCTCGTCCTTGTTACCGTATTCCTCGGTTATTCACTCCCATACGGTATGAAGTTCTTCTAA
- a CDS encoding class I SAM-dependent methyltransferase, translating to MKRAEPVLPLWHGYIGYKYGLFDALQTGATQAEAQLRMQRPLTQEALSRWFEVGVAVGHLKKKDLRYTATRQVLPELSQSDDRSIGFMLSEMMELHLPALFSYPQFLEDGQQKTFNGEEHGDIVAETSALVETVAFPAVRHIIRSRNLTSLLDIGCAYGGYLRKIHEALPDLRLAGIDIEESVIAEAKRRDTSEEIDFVVGDIKTYDVKETYDGVMMNNILYYFPQPERLALLEGVRRFVKDDGTVILVTPLRDSSHGAPFSAAFNAFMTLHENLYPLPSKEELKEDLSKAGFENISITPFLKEGAWYIVTANATS from the coding sequence ATGAAACGCGCAGAACCGGTGTTACCACTTTGGCATGGGTATATCGGTTATAAATATGGATTATTCGATGCTCTTCAAACGGGAGCGACACAAGCAGAGGCGCAGCTACGGATGCAGCGTCCGCTGACACAGGAAGCATTATCCCGCTGGTTCGAAGTTGGGGTTGCAGTCGGTCACTTGAAGAAAAAAGACTTACGATATACGGCGACGCGCCAAGTTCTTCCGGAACTCTCTCAATCAGACGATCGAAGTATTGGATTTATGTTATCTGAAATGATGGAACTACATTTACCAGCACTCTTCTCTTATCCACAGTTTTTAGAAGATGGTCAACAGAAGACTTTTAATGGAGAGGAACATGGAGACATCGTAGCTGAAACTTCAGCTCTCGTTGAGACTGTTGCTTTTCCAGCCGTACGCCATATCATTCGGAGTCGCAATCTAACATCTCTGCTCGATATCGGTTGTGCGTATGGTGGATATCTTCGCAAAATTCACGAGGCGTTGCCTGACTTGCGACTTGCCGGAATTGATATCGAAGAGTCAGTCATTGCAGAAGCAAAACGACGAGACACGAGCGAGGAGATTGATTTTGTTGTCGGTGACATCAAGACCTATGATGTCAAAGAGACCTATGATGGAGTCATGATGAATAATATTTTGTATTATTTCCCGCAACCGGAACGACTTGCGCTATTAGAAGGAGTTCGTCGTTTCGTCAAGGATGATGGTACGGTCATTCTCGTCACACCATTACGTGACAGTTCACATGGCGCACCGTTCTCGGCAGCTTTCAATGCATTCATGACGTTGCATGAGAATCTGTATCCGTTACCAAGTAAGGAAGAATTGAAAGAAGATTTATCAAAAGCTGGGTTTGAAAACATTTCGATCACACCGTTCTTAAAAGAAGGTGCCTGGTATATTGTCACTGCAAACGCCACTTCCTAA
- a CDS encoding response regulator gives MARILLAEDEDVLRMLVLDTLEDEGYTIDEATDGDEAYQKIMNAEYDLVLLDYMMPGMTGIEVIEKVRQHPDKQHLKIMMLTAKSQQSDRERAEEIGANYFFSKPFSPLELIDVVGGILSDHQVD, from the coding sequence ATGGCACGTATTTTATTAGCGGAAGACGAAGATGTCTTACGAATGTTGGTACTCGATACACTAGAAGATGAAGGATATACAATCGATGAAGCGACTGACGGAGACGAGGCGTATCAAAAAATTATGAACGCAGAATACGATCTCGTTCTACTCGATTATATGATGCCTGGAATGACGGGAATTGAAGTCATCGAGAAAGTACGACAACATCCGGATAAGCAACATCTGAAAATCATGATGCTGACTGCTAAGAGCCAACAATCAGATCGAGAACGAGCAGAAGAAATCGGTGCGAACTATTTCTTCTCAAAGCCATTTAGTCCTTTAGAACTGATTGATGTCGTGGGAGGAATACTGAGTGATCACCAAGTGGATTAA
- the addA gene encoding helicase-exonuclease AddAB subunit AddA: MSVRWTEEQQQAISARGGHILVSAAAGSGKTAVLVERLTQRLIDPEDELSADRILVATFTNAAAREMKTRVIEVMDQRIKEAPDDLYLKKQRQLMNRAQITTIHSFCLSILRENYYRIGLDPAFRIADESELLLLQDDVLEAVFESFYASEDSGFYDLIDSYTSDRDDQAMLSLISNLYRFSRSLPDPEAFYAHLISQYDQPIDPDDSPLMQRLVELEWESLSNLLGRYRELAFELEQSGYVEMGNMMRQDIAPFTSLETSVRQWSMVALAFQALEFGRWKSPRGDEGIKPFQTERTRLVAEFKKMKELFVQKTGVDYLEDLRSQLRHVETIVTLVRQFASDYLEAKQQRGIVDFSDLEHFALEILTEEDQPSDVAKLLKERFVEVLVDEYQDTNEVQERIIQLVSKTDEATGNLFMVGDVKQSIYKFRHAEPGLFLEKFKRFQQTDVGTRIDLTKNFRSRLEVLDGTNQIFRQVMDETVGEIDYDEAAHLRLGNLSYLESEQVAPELLLIDPLDSEKEEVEARAIATRILELVDSKHPHLIYDAKANRFRTCEYRDIVVLARSRGKRVQALVEVLEQYEIPVYADTTGGYFQATEIQIMMALLKTIDNPLQDIPFASLLRSPIFGVADRDLGRIRAKQKEGSFYEAALAMATEESSLGLRIDEIIRQIQAWRTEARGSALPAFIRSLFDQTGYFEYVGCLAGGRSRQANLNALYERAKQYETSGYRGLYRFLRLINRLIERGEDFAEARSLGEDEDVVRIMTIHQSKGLEFPVTIVSQLTKQFNKQDQLQAIQLHKTYGIALDAIDPIRRLRSGTLLKEVIRREMDREMKAEEMRVLYVAMTRAKEKLILVGTVKDLEDQMVNWQMTPPDEVLLPENDRRQAKSYAEWVVPAVLRSSLLRPDETDWSIRVMSLEELAPYQEISTLVEQLEHVQKLEKIDVPVNSQVKELVESAFAYQYPHLLATETAAKQTVTELKRAEQLERAAFETTYRQTTYYRTPQFLGPILSGAERGTVLHLAMQLYEPDEAIALQIDQWEATERITPIEATTMREATVQLQGFLDSEIGQLFCERLRTNQVYRELPFTYKIEASRFRKDWAGPSDDAVMQGIVDCLIQDGESYILLDYKSDQIVTTEIGQTPADMLRERYATQLNLYQEALEAILHIQISRKVIYAFALNETIDLV; this comes from the coding sequence ATGAGTGTACGTTGGACGGAAGAACAACAACAAGCCATTTCAGCAAGAGGTGGACATATCCTAGTCTCAGCGGCAGCAGGGTCAGGGAAGACAGCCGTCCTGGTCGAGCGACTGACACAACGATTGATTGATCCTGAAGATGAGTTATCTGCAGACCGGATTCTTGTCGCTACCTTTACGAATGCGGCAGCACGTGAAATGAAGACTCGGGTCATCGAGGTCATGGATCAGCGTATTAAAGAGGCACCGGACGATCTATATTTAAAAAAACAACGTCAATTGATGAACCGAGCCCAAATCACGACGATCCACTCATTCTGCTTATCGATTCTACGCGAAAACTATTACCGGATCGGTCTGGATCCGGCGTTTCGAATCGCTGATGAATCTGAACTACTATTATTACAAGACGATGTTTTAGAAGCAGTCTTTGAGTCCTTTTATGCCTCTGAGGATTCAGGATTCTATGATTTGATCGATAGTTATACGTCAGATCGAGATGATCAAGCAATGTTGTCACTGATTTCGAATCTTTATCGCTTTTCTCGTTCCTTACCGGATCCAGAAGCTTTTTATGCACACTTAATCAGTCAGTACGATCAGCCGATTGACCCGGATGATTCTCCACTCATGCAGCGACTGGTCGAACTAGAATGGGAGAGTCTCTCGAATTTATTAGGGCGTTACCGAGAACTGGCGTTTGAGCTGGAGCAATCTGGATACGTGGAAATGGGAAACATGATGCGACAGGATATTGCGCCTTTTACCTCACTTGAGACGTCGGTACGACAATGGTCGATGGTTGCACTTGCTTTTCAAGCATTAGAATTTGGTCGCTGGAAGAGTCCACGCGGAGATGAAGGCATCAAACCGTTTCAAACAGAGCGAACGCGACTTGTTGCAGAGTTTAAGAAAATGAAAGAACTATTCGTTCAAAAAACTGGCGTCGATTATTTAGAGGACTTACGGTCTCAGCTCCGACATGTGGAAACGATCGTCACACTCGTACGTCAATTCGCAAGCGATTATCTCGAAGCGAAACAACAACGTGGGATCGTCGATTTTTCGGATTTGGAACATTTTGCACTAGAGATTTTGACGGAAGAAGATCAACCGTCAGATGTAGCAAAACTTCTCAAAGAACGCTTCGTTGAGGTTCTCGTCGATGAATATCAAGATACGAACGAAGTCCAGGAACGAATCATTCAATTGGTCTCGAAAACAGATGAGGCGACAGGAAACTTATTCATGGTCGGTGATGTCAAACAATCGATTTATAAATTTCGTCATGCTGAACCGGGATTATTCCTTGAGAAATTCAAACGATTCCAGCAGACCGATGTCGGAACACGCATCGATTTAACAAAAAACTTCCGAAGTCGTCTTGAGGTGCTGGATGGAACGAATCAAATCTTCCGCCAAGTCATGGATGAGACGGTTGGCGAAATTGATTACGATGAAGCGGCGCACCTTCGACTCGGGAATCTGAGTTATCTAGAATCGGAGCAAGTAGCGCCAGAGTTGCTATTGATCGATCCACTTGATAGTGAAAAGGAAGAGGTGGAAGCACGAGCGATTGCGACACGAATTCTCGAACTTGTTGATTCGAAGCATCCGCATCTCATCTATGATGCAAAAGCAAATCGATTCCGAACCTGTGAATATCGTGACATCGTCGTGTTAGCACGCTCACGCGGCAAGCGCGTTCAGGCACTCGTTGAAGTACTCGAACAGTATGAGATTCCTGTTTATGCAGATACAACCGGTGGCTATTTCCAAGCGACGGAAATTCAAATCATGATGGCATTGCTCAAGACGATCGATAATCCACTCCAAGACATTCCATTTGCGAGTCTACTCCGATCTCCGATTTTCGGAGTGGCGGATCGTGATTTGGGACGGATTCGTGCCAAACAAAAAGAGGGAAGCTTTTATGAGGCAGCGCTAGCAATGGCGACAGAGGAGTCTTCTCTCGGTCTCCGAATCGATGAAATCATCCGTCAGATTCAAGCATGGCGAACAGAAGCACGTGGAAGTGCACTGCCTGCTTTCATTCGTTCGCTCTTTGATCAAACTGGGTATTTTGAATATGTTGGTTGCCTCGCCGGAGGGAGAAGTCGACAGGCGAATTTGAATGCCCTGTACGAGAGAGCAAAGCAGTATGAGACGTCCGGTTATCGTGGACTATATCGTTTCCTTCGTCTGATCAATCGATTGATTGAACGAGGAGAAGATTTTGCTGAAGCTCGCTCACTTGGAGAAGACGAGGACGTTGTTCGAATCATGACGATCCACCAATCAAAAGGGCTTGAGTTTCCAGTAACAATCGTCAGTCAATTGACGAAACAATTTAACAAACAGGATCAACTGCAGGCGATTCAGTTGCATAAGACATATGGTATTGCCTTAGACGCTATCGATCCGATTCGTCGTTTGCGATCTGGGACACTTTTGAAGGAAGTCATTCGCCGCGAAATGGATCGAGAGATGAAAGCAGAAGAGATGCGGGTTCTGTATGTTGCGATGACGCGAGCGAAGGAAAAATTAATTCTTGTCGGAACCGTCAAGGATCTAGAAGATCAAATGGTAAATTGGCAGATGACGCCACCGGATGAAGTTTTACTACCTGAAAATGACCGAAGGCAAGCTAAAAGTTACGCGGAATGGGTTGTTCCGGCAGTGTTACGCAGCAGCTTATTGCGCCCAGATGAGACGGATTGGTCCATTCGTGTGATGTCCCTAGAAGAATTGGCACCGTATCAAGAAATTTCAACACTTGTAGAGCAGCTTGAACATGTCCAGAAGCTTGAAAAAATTGATGTGCCAGTTAATTCTCAAGTGAAAGAACTTGTCGAATCGGCGTTTGCGTATCAGTATCCACACCTACTTGCGACGGAAACGGCAGCGAAGCAGACCGTTACGGAACTCAAACGTGCGGAACAGCTTGAGCGTGCGGCATTTGAAACGACATATCGTCAGACGACGTATTACCGAACACCACAATTCCTCGGACCTATTTTAAGTGGGGCGGAACGAGGAACGGTCTTACACTTAGCGATGCAATTGTATGAACCGGATGAAGCGATTGCGCTACAAATTGATCAATGGGAAGCGACTGAGCGGATCACGCCAATCGAAGCGACGACGATGCGGGAGGCAACAGTGCAATTACAAGGATTCCTTGATTCAGAAATCGGTCAGCTGTTCTGTGAACGATTGCGGACGAACCAAGTCTATCGAGAGTTGCCATTTACCTATAAAATCGAAGCGTCACGTTTCCGGAAAGATTGGGCAGGGCCGTCAGATGATGCTGTCATGCAAGGAATCGTCGATTGTTTGATTCAGGATGGAGAATCGTATATTCTACTAGACTATAAATCGGATCAAATCGTTACGACTGAAATCGGACAGACACCTGCTGACATGTTACGGGAACGGTATGCGACTCAGTTGAACCTGTATCAAGAAGCATTAGAAGCGATTCTGCATATTCAAATTTCACGCAAAGTCATTTATGCGTTTGCTTTAAACGAAACGATTGATTTAGTTTGA